The following coding sequences are from one Chelonoidis abingdonii isolate Lonesome George chromosome 4, CheloAbing_2.0, whole genome shotgun sequence window:
- the LOC116837314 gene encoding alpha-1,6-mannosyl-glycoprotein 4-beta-N-acetylglucosaminyltransferase-like, giving the protein MRCFPKRLLTTALTLLGLLLLLSLWLQSPKDPLVEKVKHWAQEMVLEQLQPEGNVRSFQDLWNASASRNISYRYLAGHPHSRKKFLTVGLSSVKRKRGNYLLDTLKSIFKQSTQEELEEMVVVVHLADPDSEWNTQVVMDITARFTPHLLRGQLLVIHAPPECYPPLEGLKRNYNDAEDRVQFRSKQNVDYAYLLSFAANLSSYYLMIEDDVQCSKSFFTTIRKAVASQEGSYWVTLEFSKLGYIGKLYHSSDLPQLSQFLLLFYQEMPCDWLLGHFRLLLSQKEVIRFKPSLFQHIGLYSSFQGTLNQLKDDDFEADSLDLPDNPPAVMFTDIDTFENYLPRKAYSTMPEYFWGKSPSAGSHFTIVFHQPARISRLQVHTGSEEHHTDYLHSGTVELGSQHQGKGKGCSTYTHVGAFEKGHFERSGLENSTAAAPECVRILVTESQSEWLIIRSISIWTKANS; this is encoded by the exons ATGAGATGCTTCCCAAAGCGCTTGCTCACTACTGCCCTGACGCTTCTgggtctgctcctgctcctcagcCTCTGGCTGCAGAGCCCGAAGGACCCACTGGTG GAGAAGGTGAAGCATTGGGCCCAGGAAATGGTGCTGGAGCAACTCCAACCCGAGGGGAACGTGCGCAGCTTCCAGGATCTGTGGAATGCCTCTGCCTCCAGGAACATCTCCTATCGCTACCTCGCCGGCCACCCCCACTCTAGGAAGA AGTTCCTCACTGTGGGGCTGTCATCTGTCAAGCGGAAGCGAGGCAACTACCTCCTGGACACACTGAAGTCCATCTTCAAGCAGTCAacccaggaggagctggaggagatggtggtggtggtgcaccTGGCTGACCCGGACTCAGAGTGGAACACCCAGGTGGTGATGGACATTACTGCAAGATTCACTCCCCACCTCCTCCGGGGCCAACTGCTGGTTATTCATGCCCCTCCGGAGTGCTACCCACCCCTGGAAGGCCTGAAGAGGAACTACAATGATGCTGAGGATCGAGTGCAGTTCAGATCCAAGCAGAACGTGGACTATGCGTATCTCCTCAGCTTTGCTGCCAACCTTTCCTCCTACTACCTCATGATTGAGGATGACGTGCAGTGCTCCAAGTCCTTCTTCACCACCATCAGGAAGGCAGTGGCGTCCCAGGAAGGCTCCTACTGGGTCACGCTGGAGTTCTCCAAGCTGGGCTACATTGGCAAACTCTACCACTCCAGCGACCTGCCCCAGCTGTCCCAGTTCCTGCTGCTGTTCTACCAAGAAATGCCGTGTGACTGGCTGCTGGGGCACTTCCGCCTGCTGCTCAGCCAGAAGGAGGTGATTCGCTTCAAGCCATCCCTCTTCCAGCACATCGGCCTGTACTCCTCCTTCCAGGGGACGCTCAATCAGCTGAAAGATGATGACTTTGAGGCAGATTCCTTGGACCTGCCTGACAATCCCCCAGCTGTGATGTTCACAGACATAGACACCTTTGAGAACTACCTGCCCAGAAAGGCCTACAGTACAATGCCGGAGTACTTCTGGGGGAAATCCCCATCTGCCGGCAGCCACTTCACCATCGTGTTCCACCAGCCTGCCCGTATCTCACGGCTCCAGGTCCACACCGGCTCTGAGGAGCACCACACCGACTATCTCCACTCAGGGACTgtggagctgggcagccagcacCAGGGAAAAGGCAAGGGCTGTTCTACATACACCCATGTTGGAGCCTTTGAGAAGGGACATTTTGAACGGAGCGGCTTGGAGAACAGCACGGCTGCCGCCCCGGAGTGTGTGCGGATCC